One window of Caldisericum exile AZM16c01 genomic DNA carries:
- the plsY gene encoding glycerol-3-phosphate 1-O-acyltransferase PlsY yields MEGTEIFLIFVISYFLGAIPNGHLISKFIYNFDVESYGSGNIGATNILANLGIVPALLTLIIDASFGFLAVCIAKALNHSIYISAVAGILCVAGHIFPIFRKGFNGGKGVATSFGVGLAVVPLDTMLCFLVFIFVLLITRYVAIGSIVGSSFSPFFAFILYKDPIFLLILLLFPILIVISHRRNIKNIIEGKEIMANRSYLRLFKLDFKNKKRGT; encoded by the coding sequence ATGGAGGGTACGGAAATCTTTCTAATTTTTGTAATATCTTATTTTCTTGGTGCTATTCCCAATGGACACTTGATTTCTAAGTTTATTTACAACTTTGATGTTGAAAGTTATGGTAGTGGAAATATTGGTGCAACAAATATTCTTGCAAATTTAGGAATTGTTCCTGCACTTTTAACTCTTATTATTGATGCTTCTTTTGGGTTTTTGGCGGTTTGTATTGCAAAAGCACTCAATCATTCAATTTATATTTCTGCAGTTGCAGGCATTTTGTGTGTTGCAGGTCATATTTTTCCAATTTTTCGGAAGGGTTTCAATGGCGGGAAAGGTGTAGCAACATCATTTGGAGTTGGATTAGCAGTTGTACCACTTGATACAATGTTGTGCTTTTTGGTGTTTATTTTTGTTTTATTAATTACAAGATATGTTGCAATAGGCTCAATTGTAGGAAGTAGTTTTTCTCCATTCTTTGCATTTATTTTATATAAGGATCCAATTTTTTTACTTATACTTTTGCTTTTTCCAATTTTAATTGTCATTTCACATAGAAGAAATATTAAAAATATAATTGAAGGCAAGGAAATAATGGCAAATAGATCTTATTTAAGGTTATTTAAACTTGATTTTAAAAATAAAAAAAGGGGGACTTAA
- a CDS encoding sigma-70 family RNA polymerase sigma factor, with the protein MESINNLSELLKLAKAHDRNAQEEILEIYTPFIKKIVRYYGLFLSKEDKDDLYLEALLAALKSIDAYNENHGSFENFLFINVRNRILDFLRKRKFEVPLEEAISKIYDFENEVEVKEEIDEFKKTLTPRELKVFELYLDGLKIGEIANVLSEDYKSIDNAIQRIKKKAKQFINTPK; encoded by the coding sequence ATGGAGAGTATAAATAACCTAAGCGAACTTCTTAAGTTGGCAAAAGCGCACGACAGAAATGCTCAAGAAGAAATTCTTGAGATTTACACCCCATTTATTAAGAAGATTGTTCGTTATTATGGGCTTTTTCTTTCAAAAGAAGACAAAGACGACCTTTACCTTGAGGCGCTTTTAGCAGCACTTAAAAGTATCGATGCTTACAATGAAAATCACGGCAGTTTTGAAAATTTTTTATTCATAAATGTTAGAAATAGAATTCTTGATTTTTTAAGGAAAAGGAAATTTGAGGTTCCACTTGAAGAGGCAATTTCAAAAATATACGACTTTGAGAACGAAGTTGAAGTTAAAGAAGAGATAGACGAGTTTAAAAAAACTCTTACACCGAGGGAACTTAAAGTATTTGAACTTTATCTTGATGGTTTAAAGATCGGGGAAATTGCTAACGTTCTTTCAGAAGATTATAAATCTATAGATAACGCAATACAGAGAATCAAAAAAAAGGCAAAGCAATTCATAAACACTCCTAAATAG
- the rlmB gene encoding 23S rRNA (guanosine(2251)-2'-O)-methyltransferase RlmB, translating into MDKIKNEYFIIGRNPVLEALRAHYPIRLVIIQEGIDLKENILNAILTHTRKNEIQVLFREKNWFDRRFKIMNHQGVIAVGAPYEYKDISELKIKKNSLILILDRIQDPQNLGAIVRAAECAGVKDIIIQERESCEVTETVMSISSGAVFHVNIYKVSNLAQAISELKENRVWIVGTDLNAKDLYFEIDYKNHPFAFIMGNEGDGVRKGLLKECDYVVKIPMRGRVNSLNVSVATGIILFKAFEEKLKNGEYK; encoded by the coding sequence ATGGATAAAATAAAAAATGAATATTTTATTATAGGAAGAAACCCTGTGCTTGAGGCATTGAGAGCACATTACCCCATAAGGCTTGTTATAATCCAAGAGGGTATTGATCTCAAAGAAAATATTCTGAATGCAATTCTCACCCATACTCGCAAAAATGAAATTCAGGTGCTTTTTAGGGAAAAAAATTGGTTTGATAGGAGATTTAAAATAATGAATCACCAAGGTGTAATTGCGGTTGGTGCTCCATACGAGTATAAGGATATTTCTGAACTGAAAATTAAGAAAAATAGTCTAATCCTAATACTGGATCGTATCCAAGATCCTCAAAATTTGGGGGCAATCGTAAGGGCGGCAGAATGTGCAGGCGTTAAAGACATCATAATTCAAGAGCGTGAATCGTGCGAGGTTACAGAAACTGTTATGTCTATTTCATCAGGTGCTGTATTTCATGTAAATATATATAAGGTTTCGAATTTAGCTCAGGCTATTTCTGAGTTAAAAGAAAATCGTGTTTGGATTGTTGGAACTGATCTCAACGCAAAAGACCTGTACTTTGAAATTGATTACAAAAATCATCCCTTTGCATTCATTATGGGGAATGAAGGAGATGGAGTTCGAAAAGGTTTGCTTAAGGAGTGTGATTATGTTGTAAAAATTCCCATGAGAGGCAGAGTTAATTCCTTGAATGTTTCCGTTGCAACTGGAATAATTCTTTTTAAGGCATTCGAAGAAAAATTAAAAAATGGAGAGTATAAATAA
- the cysS gene encoding cysteine--tRNA ligase has translation MLRIYNDLSRRLEEFTTREPNKVYMYVCGLTPYDYAHAGHGRSAVVYDVIHRYLTYLGYEVIHISNFTDIDDKIIERSNELKVNFKELAEKFASIYLEDLKRLNVLPLYAYPRATEFIPEIIEMVKVLENKGYAYEISDGVYFDVSKFSDYGKLSHRNIEELQAGARIEVNPEKRNPLDFALWKKAKEGEPSWDSPWGKGRPGWHIECSAMTLKILGNSFDIHGGGDDLIFPHHENEIAQSEAYTGVEPFVRFWVHNGMLNVNKEKMSKSLRNFFNLHTLLEDYDGEVLRLFYISVSYRKPLNFDLEGLEVARKNYEYLHNSYLELKKYLTKETSGTASIKEQILKWKEQFLNAMDDDFNTPVAISVLFEVFKFFNANKDSVSKDDLILLDSILGDMFYILGFDRIGVERNIDFSFKEKIEQILEEFLEVEDIKKELEDKDLADPVSVLNTLIEIRNKFRREKNFALSDRIRDGLKSIGIILEDTKEGTKYRLEATNG, from the coding sequence ATGCTTAGGATCTATAATGATCTTTCAAGAAGACTTGAAGAATTTACAACAAGGGAACCAAACAAAGTTTACATGTATGTTTGCGGGCTTACTCCTTATGATTATGCACACGCAGGGCATGGGCGTTCTGCTGTTGTCTACGATGTGATTCACAGATATCTTACTTATCTTGGATACGAGGTAATTCATATATCTAACTTTACTGATATTGATGATAAAATTATTGAAAGATCAAATGAACTTAAAGTTAATTTTAAAGAGCTTGCAGAGAAGTTTGCTTCAATCTACCTTGAGGATCTCAAAAGACTGAATGTTCTTCCACTATATGCATATCCAAGAGCAACTGAATTTATTCCCGAAATAATAGAAATGGTGAAAGTACTTGAAAATAAAGGCTATGCATATGAGATTTCCGATGGAGTTTATTTTGATGTGAGTAAGTTTAGTGATTATGGAAAACTTTCTCACAGAAATATTGAAGAACTACAAGCAGGTGCGCGCATAGAAGTTAATCCAGAAAAAAGAAATCCACTTGATTTTGCCCTCTGGAAAAAGGCAAAGGAAGGAGAGCCTTCATGGGATAGTCCATGGGGAAAGGGACGCCCAGGGTGGCACATTGAGTGCTCTGCGATGACTCTAAAAATTCTTGGAAACTCATTTGATATTCACGGCGGCGGAGATGACCTAATATTCCCTCATCATGAAAATGAAATTGCTCAATCCGAGGCATACACTGGTGTTGAACCTTTTGTAAGGTTTTGGGTACATAATGGAATGCTCAATGTAAACAAGGAAAAAATGAGCAAATCACTTCGCAACTTTTTCAATCTTCACACACTATTGGAAGATTATGATGGAGAAGTTTTGAGGCTATTCTATATATCAGTTTCATATAGAAAACCATTGAATTTTGATCTTGAGGGCCTTGAAGTTGCACGCAAAAACTACGAATACTTACATAATAGTTATCTCGAGTTGAAGAAATATTTGACAAAAGAAACTTCAGGGACAGCATCAATAAAAGAGCAAATACTTAAATGGAAAGAGCAATTCTTAAATGCAATGGATGATGATTTTAATACTCCTGTTGCAATTTCTGTACTTTTTGAAGTCTTCAAATTTTTCAATGCTAATAAAGACAGCGTATCTAAGGATGATTTGATTTTGCTTGATTCTATCCTTGGGGATATGTTCTATATCCTTGGTTTTGATAGAATAGGAGTTGAAAGAAATATTGATTTTTCATTTAAAGAGAAAATCGAGCAAATTCTTGAAGAGTTTCTTGAAGTTGAGGATATCAAAAAAGAGCTTGAAGACAAAGATTTGGCTGATCCTGTTTCTGTCCTTAACACTCTGATTGAGATAAGGAACAAATTTAGGCGTGAGAAGAATTTTGCACTTTCAGATAGAATAAGGGACGGACTTAAATCAATCGGAATAATTTTGGAAGATACAAAAGAGGGAACAAAATACAGATTAGAGGCGACAAATGGATAA
- the gltX gene encoding glutamate--tRNA ligase, whose protein sequence is MVRVRYAPSPTGEIHIGNARTALFNYLFARHNKGTFILRLDDTDEKRSTKEAIDSMIRDITWLGLDWDEGYLKGGDFGPYRQKERLDIYNHYIDILLQNGFAYELYYTDEEVDSIREEYEKTLKTFSYRKLKENETEERRKSFKEKGLTPAIVFKVEENKEIVVHDLVRGDVVFNSNEFKDFVIRRSNGLPVYNYATVIDDALMKITHVIRAEEHLSNTPKQILIFEALNFSLPTFAHISLILAPDRTKLSKRHGATSLGQFREMGILPEAMFNFLALLGWSPKDNREFFTKEELIELFDLSNVNKAPAIFDFEKLKWMNHKYLTQTSSERIYDVGTQISLDFSKKPKDWWLSFIDAMKEHFDTIRDVERISLQLFEKYEIRKEIIEKLKEYNAKELLEQFMIRLKTLEPFTIDSVLALIRELGKGLKIKGRNLYFPLRLAITMKEEGMEVHEFIYFIGKDETVRRLESVLEVLNA, encoded by the coding sequence GTGGTAAGAGTTCGTTATGCACCCTCTCCAACAGGAGAGATACACATAGGTAATGCAAGAACTGCATTATTCAATTATCTATTTGCTCGTCACAATAAAGGGACATTCATTTTAAGGCTTGATGATACAGATGAAAAACGTTCAACCAAAGAAGCCATTGATAGCATGATAAGGGACATAACATGGCTTGGCCTTGATTGGGATGAAGGATACCTAAAAGGGGGAGATTTTGGTCCCTATAGGCAAAAAGAACGCCTTGATATATACAACCACTACATCGATATCCTCCTTCAAAATGGTTTTGCTTATGAACTCTACTACACAGACGAAGAAGTAGATTCAATCCGTGAAGAGTACGAAAAAACACTTAAAACCTTCTCCTATAGAAAATTAAAAGAAAATGAAACAGAAGAAAGAAGAAAATCCTTCAAAGAAAAAGGACTCACCCCTGCCATAGTCTTCAAGGTAGAAGAAAACAAAGAAATTGTAGTCCATGACCTTGTAAGAGGAGATGTTGTCTTTAACTCAAACGAATTCAAAGACTTTGTAATAAGAAGATCCAATGGCCTTCCCGTATATAACTATGCAACAGTAATTGATGATGCCCTCATGAAAATAACCCATGTGATACGAGCAGAAGAACACCTCTCAAATACTCCAAAACAGATTCTCATCTTTGAAGCACTCAACTTCTCTCTTCCTACATTTGCACATATATCCCTTATCCTTGCACCAGATAGAACAAAACTCTCCAAAAGACATGGTGCAACATCCTTAGGACAGTTTAGGGAGATGGGTATTCTTCCTGAAGCAATGTTTAACTTCCTTGCTCTCCTTGGTTGGTCTCCCAAAGACAATAGAGAATTCTTTACAAAAGAAGAACTCATTGAACTCTTTGACCTATCAAATGTCAATAAAGCACCTGCTATCTTTGACTTTGAAAAACTAAAATGGATGAATCATAAGTATCTTACTCAGACTTCTTCTGAAAGAATTTACGATGTTGGCACACAAATTAGTCTTGATTTTAGCAAAAAGCCCAAGGACTGGTGGCTTTCTTTTATTGACGCAATGAAAGAGCATTTTGATACTATAAGGGATGTTGAGAGAATATCTTTGCAACTTTTTGAGAAGTATGAAATAAGAAAAGAAATCATCGAAAAACTCAAAGAATACAATGCAAAAGAACTTCTTGAACAGTTTATGATTAGGCTAAAAACTCTTGAACCATTTACGATAGATTCAGTTTTAGCACTCATTCGTGAACTCGGCAAAGGGCTTAAAATCAAAGGAAGGAATCTTTATTTCCCGTTACGCCTTGCTATTACGATGAAAGAAGAAGGAATGGAAGTGCATGAGTTTATATATTTTATTGGAAAGGACGAGACTGTTAGAAGATTAGAAAGTGTTCTGGAGGTTCTGAATGCTTAG
- the rpsI gene encoding 30S ribosomal protein S9 codes for MDKVILAVGRRKTSTARVILTPGTGKFRINGRDVNEYFNVKSLLPEVFKPLEITNLKDKFDIRANVEGGGFRGQADAIKLGIARALLKVDESLKPVLKSVHLLSRDPREKERKKYGLHSARKDRQYRKR; via the coding sequence ATGGATAAGGTAATTTTAGCGGTTGGAAGAAGAAAGACTTCTACTGCTCGGGTTATATTAACTCCTGGGACCGGTAAATTTAGAATTAACGGAAGGGATGTTAATGAGTACTTTAATGTTAAATCCCTTTTACCTGAAGTTTTCAAGCCTCTTGAAATTACAAATTTAAAAGACAAGTTTGATATTAGAGCAAATGTTGAAGGCGGAGGGTTCAGGGGGCAGGCTGACGCAATAAAACTTGGTATTGCTCGTGCTCTACTCAAAGTTGACGAATCTTTAAAACCTGTTCTAAAGAGCGTTCACCTACTTTCAAGAGACCCGAGGGAAAAGGAAAGAAAGAAGTACGGACTTCACTCTGCAAGAAAAGACCGTCAGTACAGAAAGAGATAA
- the rplM gene encoding 50S ribosomal protein L13, producing the protein MMKITKFLKPYEVNKKWVLIDAEGESIGRVAVLAASILRGKHKATFTPNVNMGDNVIVINASKVKVTGRKLTDKIYYKHTGYVGNMQSYILRDILQRKPEFLITHAVKLMLPKNRLGRKMIKGLKVYSDANYPKEFKIERVITLSKEE; encoded by the coding sequence ATGATGAAAATAACAAAATTTCTGAAGCCTTACGAAGTAAATAAAAAATGGGTACTTATAGATGCAGAAGGTGAATCAATTGGTAGGGTTGCCGTGCTTGCTGCCTCTATTTTAAGAGGTAAACACAAAGCAACGTTTACTCCTAATGTGAATATGGGAGATAATGTTATCGTAATAAATGCATCGAAAGTAAAAGTTACAGGTAGAAAACTTACAGACAAAATTTACTACAAACATACAGGGTATGTTGGCAATATGCAATCATACATTTTAAGGGATATTCTTCAAAGAAAACCAGAATTCCTTATTACTCACGCAGTTAAACTTATGCTTCCAAAGAACAGACTTGGAAGAAAAATGATTAAGGGACTTAAGGTTTATAGTGATGCAAATTATCCCAAAGAGTTTAAAATTGAACGTGTGATTACACTTTCTAAGGAGGAATAA
- a CDS encoding tRNA pseudouridine synthase A, protein MHNYLMRVQYIGKNFAGFQKQSNHPQDEKTVQGEIEKVLKTVLRAPVNTYGAARTDAGVNALNQYLNFYYDDLIDYYWLKNKMNHLLFDEGIFVKEVREVPITFHARKSAKSKIYAYLVSSDLENSMFLMPYVYIYKEPLDMNMLKIALDGLKGKHDFSIFANVDKSQKDRNNICELFDTGYIERGSLTILYFHGDRFLYHMVRRMVYYVLKGAQGYIDTRILLDPFSFGKKVPFTRQVLPPEPLFLVNVIY, encoded by the coding sequence ATGCATAACTATCTAATGAGGGTTCAGTACATAGGAAAAAATTTTGCAGGATTTCAGAAACAGTCAAACCATCCACAAGATGAAAAAACGGTACAAGGAGAAATTGAGAAGGTTTTAAAAACTGTTTTAAGAGCTCCAGTTAATACTTATGGTGCGGCAAGAACTGATGCAGGTGTAAATGCTTTAAATCAATACCTCAACTTTTATTATGACGACTTGATCGATTACTATTGGCTTAAAAATAAAATGAATCACCTTCTTTTTGATGAGGGAATCTTTGTAAAAGAAGTAAGGGAAGTACCTATTACATTCCATGCAAGAAAAAGTGCAAAAAGCAAAATATATGCATATCTTGTTTCATCTGATCTTGAAAATTCTATGTTTCTTATGCCATATGTGTATATTTATAAGGAACCTCTTGATATGAATATGCTTAAAATTGCACTTGATGGACTTAAAGGAAAACATGACTTTTCAATTTTTGCTAATGTCGATAAATCACAGAAGGATAGGAATAATATTTGTGAACTTTTTGATACAGGTTATATAGAAAGAGGATCGCTAACAATCCTCTATTTTCACGGTGATCGATTTCTGTATCATATGGTTAGGAGAATGGTTTATTACGTACTTAAAGGTGCGCAAGGTTATATAGATACGCGAATTCTCCTTGACCCCTTTTCTTTTGGGAAAAAGGTACCTTTTACAAGACAAGTTCTACCACCAGAACCGCTTTTTCTTGTTAACGTGATCTACTAA
- a CDS encoding energy-coupling factor transporter transmembrane component T family protein yields the protein MAKFYFGQFQYTQTFFHKLNPTLKIILIFYLVIFLFFLKTIQAYLLFLSFAVFLVLLSRLSFQSVIASFKPVIFLLLFTLFFQLFFTPGMVIINFKILKITREGLNLSIYIAIRIVILTILTFLLTSTTTTTDLALGFRNVILPLKMFKFPVEELSLMISISLQFVPILFEEADRIMKAQMARGADFESGNLFVRAKSFLPVILPLILNAFNRADQLAIAMESRGFILGMKRTSYRVSRFGKNEILAIIFVVVFTVILFVMEGVYA from the coding sequence ATGGCTAAATTTTATTTTGGACAATTCCAATATACGCAAACTTTTTTTCACAAATTAAATCCAACACTCAAGATAATCCTTATTTTTTATCTTGTAATCTTCCTCTTTTTTCTTAAAACAATCCAGGCTTATCTTCTCTTCCTTTCTTTTGCAGTTTTTCTTGTTTTGCTTTCTCGATTATCTTTTCAATCAGTCATTGCCTCTTTTAAACCGGTCATATTTTTGCTGCTGTTTACGCTTTTTTTTCAACTATTTTTTACCCCTGGAATGGTTATCATAAACTTTAAGATACTGAAAATAACTAGAGAAGGACTAAATCTTTCCATATATATTGCAATTAGAATTGTCATTCTCACAATTCTCACTTTTTTACTTACATCAACTACAACAACAACTGACCTTGCACTTGGGTTTAGAAATGTCATTTTGCCCTTGAAGATGTTTAAGTTTCCCGTTGAAGAATTGTCTTTGATGATTTCAATTTCTCTTCAATTCGTGCCAATACTTTTTGAGGAAGCCGATAGAATTATGAAAGCCCAGATGGCAAGGGGTGCTGACTTTGAAAGTGGAAATTTGTTTGTGCGTGCAAAGAGTTTTCTTCCCGTCATTTTACCCTTAATTCTTAATGCCTTTAATAGAGCAGATCAACTTGCTATAGCAATGGAGTCAAGGGGCTTTATTTTGGGTATGAAAAGAACTTCGTATAGAGTAAGTAGGTTTGGTAAAAATGAAATTTTGGCGATTATTTTTGTGGTCGTTTTTACAGTTATTCTTTTTGTGATGGAGGGTGTTTATGCATAA
- a CDS encoding ATP-binding cassette domain-containing protein → MLELKEVSVTYDPHTRFKKEALVDVNLQIGENERVAIVGRIGSGKSTLIEVLNGLLIPTKGEVIIDEFNITKEKIKRREIVKKISVVFQHPEMQFFAETVFEEVAYGARNIGIGEDKIKDAVVKALFDVGLDDSYLQKSPFELSGGEKRRVAIASIIVMNPKYLILDEPTSNLDFSGKSSIISYLKERISKDRTLIFVTHDMDEAFLLSKRVIAINEGRIFFDGATSQFFNNTELVESIGLELPFLVKVKKYLSRCFPDCEDFEDFDSIVQYLLRKRSVYNG, encoded by the coding sequence ATGCTTGAACTGAAAGAAGTTTCTGTTACTTATGATCCACATACACGATTTAAAAAAGAAGCCTTGGTTGATGTAAATCTGCAAATAGGGGAAAATGAGCGCGTTGCAATTGTAGGAAGAATTGGATCTGGAAAATCAACGCTTATAGAGGTTCTAAATGGCCTACTTATACCCACAAAGGGTGAAGTAATTATTGACGAATTCAATATAACGAAAGAAAAAATTAAAAGAAGAGAGATAGTTAAAAAAATAAGCGTTGTATTTCAGCATCCTGAAATGCAGTTCTTCGCCGAAACTGTCTTTGAGGAAGTTGCATATGGTGCAAGAAATATTGGTATTGGGGAAGACAAAATAAAAGACGCTGTGGTAAAGGCCCTATTTGATGTTGGGCTTGATGATAGTTACTTACAAAAATCACCTTTTGAGTTGTCAGGTGGTGAAAAGCGAAGAGTTGCAATTGCAAGTATTATTGTTATGAATCCAAAGTATCTTATTTTGGACGAGCCAACCTCAAATCTTGATTTTAGTGGTAAATCAAGTATTATTTCATATCTTAAAGAAAGAATTTCAAAAGATAGAACGCTTATTTTTGTAACCCACGATATGGATGAAGCATTTTTGCTTTCCAAAAGGGTCATTGCAATAAATGAAGGGCGAATTTTTTTTGACGGTGCTACATCTCAATTTTTTAACAATACTGAACTTGTAGAAAGTATTGGCCTTGAACTCCCATTTTTAGTTAAGGTGAAAAAATACCTATCAAGATGTTTTCCGGATTGTGAAGATTTTGAAGATTTTGATTCTATTGTCCAATATTTATTAAGGAAAAGAAGCGTGTACAATGGCTAA
- a CDS encoding ATP-binding cassette domain-containing protein, whose protein sequence is MLEFRNVSFSYNGDSWVLRDINFSVEKGEFVSIIGSNGSGKSTIARLSNGLLLSQKGEVFLDGNSLKDIDINRMAKFKVGVVFQNPDNQFVGITVEDDLAFGLENMGLERNQIQMKILEISEKLGIKSFLHFPPSLLSGGEKQKVAIASVLILEPDYIIFDEVTSLLDPINRKMILKTIREISVGKGVLYITHHPEETVFSDRIIVLNEGYIVKTGTPYEVFGDVDFLASVNVSNLNEAIFSKKLLESGLIERFSLNLEEIVSELCLN, encoded by the coding sequence ATGCTCGAGTTTCGAAACGTCTCTTTTTCGTATAATGGAGACTCTTGGGTTCTTAGAGATATTAATTTTAGTGTTGAGAAAGGTGAGTTTGTTTCAATAATTGGGTCAAACGGTTCAGGAAAATCTACGATAGCCCGTCTTTCAAACGGGCTTTTATTATCTCAAAAAGGCGAAGTCTTCTTAGACGGAAACTCTCTTAAAGATATAGATATAAATCGTATGGCAAAATTTAAAGTTGGAGTAGTTTTTCAAAATCCTGACAACCAATTCGTTGGCATAACTGTTGAAGATGATCTTGCATTTGGTCTTGAGAATATGGGACTTGAAAGAAACCAAATCCAAATGAAAATTCTTGAAATTTCTGAAAAACTTGGTATAAAGAGTTTTTTGCATTTTCCACCCTCTCTTCTTTCAGGTGGAGAAAAACAAAAAGTTGCCATCGCTTCAGTCCTTATACTTGAGCCAGATTACATCATTTTTGATGAGGTAACATCTCTTCTTGATCCAATAAATAGAAAAATGATCTTAAAAACGATTCGTGAAATAAGCGTTGGTAAAGGTGTGTTGTATATAACGCATCATCCAGAGGAAACAGTTTTTTCAGATAGAATAATTGTTTTAAATGAAGGCTATATTGTTAAAACTGGAACACCCTACGAGGTATTTGGAGATGTTGATTTTCTTGCAAGCGTAAATGTTTCAAATTTGAATGAAGCAATATTCTCAAAAAAACTCCTTGAGAGTGGACTTATTGAAAGATTCTCACTTAATTTGGAAGAGATAGTGAGTGAATTATGCTTGAACTGA
- the rplQ gene encoding 50S ribosomal protein L17 produces MNHGISLRKLGFYPSYRKSVLRNLATSLILNGRIETTEARAKEVRRIVDKLITKAKEDNLNTRRYAHSVLFDKEAVYKLFELAKEYKDRPGGYTRILKLAKYRRGDGTPLVLIELVKE; encoded by the coding sequence ATGAACCATGGAATTTCGTTGAGGAAATTGGGATTTTATCCAAGTTATAGGAAGAGCGTCCTTAGGAACCTTGCAACTTCATTAATCCTGAATGGGAGAATTGAAACTACTGAAGCAAGGGCAAAGGAAGTTAGAAGGATTGTTGATAAATTGATAACAAAAGCAAAGGAAGATAACCTAAATACGAGAAGATATGCACATTCTGTTTTATTTGATAAAGAAGCAGTTTACAAACTTTTTGAACTTGCAAAAGAGTATAAAGATAGACCCGGTGGGTACACAAGAATTCTAAAACTTGCAAAGTATAGACGTGGAGACGGAACTCCTCTTGTCCTCATTGAACTTGTTAAAGAATAA
- a CDS encoding DNA-directed RNA polymerase subunit alpha: protein MWKLEEVSLEVLKEEGNYGEFKFAPLESGFGLTLGTAIRRILLSSIVGVAPVGIYIDGVIHEFSTIEGVVEDVEQIILNVKKLILSMEAIDKTILRFEKTGEGELKASDLIHTSEVTIHNPDLHIATISSSKGRLSGEIYIRRGKGYLLEDAVEKLEDFPQTVIPIDANFSPVVKATFRVEPTRFEESVDFDALIVGVQTKGNKSPRQCLIETINVLLDYSNAFNKLLNGSKVGDISDDVKNMKIEELNLPERAYNVLVKNNINTVGDLIKYSAKDLLDLDKFGTASLKSVEEALSKLGLKLKE, encoded by the coding sequence ATGTGGAAATTAGAGGAAGTTTCTCTTGAAGTTTTGAAAGAAGAAGGAAATTACGGAGAATTTAAATTTGCACCACTCGAAAGTGGGTTTGGTTTAACTTTGGGAACTGCTATTAGGCGAATACTTTTGAGTTCTATTGTTGGCGTTGCTCCTGTTGGTATTTATATAGATGGGGTTATACACGAATTTTCTACTATTGAAGGCGTTGTTGAGGACGTTGAGCAAATAATCCTAAATGTTAAGAAACTCATTCTTTCAATGGAAGCAATTGATAAGACAATTTTACGCTTTGAAAAAACTGGGGAAGGAGAATTAAAAGCTTCGGATCTTATCCATACAAGTGAAGTTACCATTCATAACCCCGATCTTCATATTGCAACAATCTCTTCTTCAAAAGGCAGACTTTCTGGTGAAATTTACATAAGAAGAGGAAAAGGTTATCTGCTTGAAGATGCGGTAGAAAAACTTGAAGATTTTCCTCAAACGGTAATTCCGATTGATGCAAACTTTTCACCAGTGGTAAAAGCAACTTTCAGGGTTGAGCCAACTCGATTTGAGGAATCTGTTGATTTCGATGCGCTTATCGTTGGGGTGCAAACGAAGGGCAATAAATCACCAAGGCAGTGTTTAATTGAGACAATAAATGTACTTCTTGATTATTCGAACGCATTTAATAAACTTCTAAACGGAAGTAAAGTAGGCGATATTTCTGACGATGTTAAGAACATGAAGATAGAAGAACTTAACCTTCCAGAAAGAGCATACAACGTTCTTGTTAAGAATAACATAAATACAGTTGGAGATTTGATAAAATATTCCGCAAAGGATCTTTTGGACCTCGATAAATTTGGTACTGCTTCTCTTAAGAGTGTTGAAGAAGCGTTAAGTAAATTGGGGTTAAAACTTAAAGAGTAG